In Asterias rubens chromosome 17, eAstRub1.3, whole genome shotgun sequence, a genomic segment contains:
- the LOC117301411 gene encoding tyrosine-protein kinase Mer-like isoform X2: protein MAAPDHSAYVFFVLSISIIVMAVGELVVTSDPWVDIHQSTTITCFVVMAQALDLNWQKGPLGGTGDATRAIVLYHTTSSDRVIWNSTVDRTHFIFDETRDDFPLTIISVTLEDEGRYWCKVTDDVTFSLSSKHTDTRIRVPPTTMTITYQGNSYSNGDSIPVLAADSQQFTCIVPGIKPAANFTWMLEGAELMQTRSQVDNENQGDSRLVDSADTEAVSIAESPGTLALSCGATNRQDGLSDVEMTVTVTLQVKVPPRASSITLSDSTGSLDPDTTITVEQGVTYTLTCVVRGTRPSVTIKWYIRDQLQKTDGPDSPPIGDELVDTTSDWSFIPTRPYHDGMVKCSASTAETPAGQSAPSVSITLKVNGPPDNARITAETSPMTENEPVDLTCTADNGYPNDWSLAWFNGDIPLTNPGTAPSPQDTRFTFSSTLTFTPGRRDNGGSIICKAVRGAVTAAEGTFGPLDVRFCARSTRIEQCPMKVQQGSELALICSSESSSPATSLSWFKNKVEASDQVTSVVRDGDFNGLVTEQTYLQQFTSKVDNGAMLTCCVAGPCDDRDLCSAPCTLNVEYPPEFLRQTTPDVVVDEGQDVTLSCAADANPKPPDFITWERVGYSQPLSSVYADGVSNVTLTGLTRDQAGRYRCIGNNGIPPVVPSSGVVVRVHYQVFFRDEDDLTVGAKDGATALLKCTAMGNPLPVTQWRSATEEITNQTQPGKLTVTHTTISGDDVEGYRVVSTLEIAGVVGASDYGVYTCQSGNGIGRVVTLAIELNDRVKPQPPTGVTIDRGQIKATSVKITWTPGNDGGETQWFHVNHRKVATSVEFDPDKRSKRIDGAFEYLLERLSPFSLYEIEVYAVNVNGVSRSVKRNVTTLPLNPAEMGIAVTFRQATGAMSLEKIPENNDGCLQLEFRLNGQEEWYSYGGCQETDRELMLGEVRSRFCQGSLCSEPSQADVDASRGDVGLIAGIIILILVLLVVVVVLLVVTFHRRRFNGMDKQSLVTKKKRKPEMEYQELDIPMQIVSVPPVAKRPEPVPPTYDEVPEVDIAMAVPRDRVNIMKPLGEGAFGRVLLGRVRSIIRRGVVTDVAIKTLKDGAGPTQKDDLLRELDLMKSLPTHNNVVKLLGFCIETEPIYIIVEFLSKGNLKDLLTESRGKGKAKLQVYGNLHGSSKNLTSRDLIAMGRDVADGMAFLSEQECIHRDLAARNILVSKDMVCKVADFGLARDVKNDRVYHRKSETPLPIRWMALESIFDDLYTTKSDIWSFGILLWEIVTLGARPYPSMSAKTVVNDIEIGYRMPRPEHCQDELYQMMLNCWSDDPDDRLPFNKLSTKLGKLLETASDYICLSDYQETLYEVTMPSTSDEKI, encoded by the exons ATGGCGGCCCCAGACCATTCTGCGTATGTATTTTTTGTGCTCAGCATTTCCATCATTG TTATGGCCGTTGGTGAGTTAGTAGTCACCAGTGATCCATGGGTCGACATCCACCAAAGCACAACCATCACATGTTTCGTAGTCATGGCACAAGCTTTAGATTTGAACTGGCAGAAGGGCCCGCTTGGTGGCACCGGAGACGCAACCCGAGCTATAGTTTTGTACCATACTACAAGCAGTGATCGCGTTATATGGAATAGTACCGTAGATAGAACACACTTTATATTCGATGAAACCAGAGACGATTTTCCCTTGACCATAATCTCTGTTACGCTTGAGGACGAAGGCAGATATTGGTGCAAGGTCACAGATGACGTCACTTTTTCATTATCATCTAAGCACACAGATACACGCATACGGG TACCTCCGACCACCATGACCATCACCTATCAGGGAAATAGCTACAGCAACGGTGACTCCATCCCAGTACTAGCAGCAGATAGTCAACAGTTTACCTGCATCGTTCCCGGTATCAAACCTGCAGCTAACTTCACATGGATGCTTGAAGGCGCCGAACTCATGCAGACAAGGTCTCAGGTGGACAACGAAAACCAGGGAGATTCCAGATTGGTGGACAGTGCTGATACTGAAGCCGTGAGTATCGCCGAGTCGCCCGGTACTCTAGCGCTGTCGTGCGGTGCCACCAACCGCCAGGATGGACTCAGTGATGTAGAGATGACTGTCACTGTGACCCTCCAAGTTAAAG TTCCTCCTAGAGCGTCATCGATAACATTGTCGGATTCGACTGGTTCCCTCGATCCGGATACAACAATCACCGTTGAACAGGGTGTTACGTACACCTTAACGTGCGTAGTACGGGGTACCAGACCTTCAGTTACCATCAAGTGGTACATTCGAGATCAGTTGCAAAAGACCGACGGACCCGACTCTCCTCCGATAGGGGACGAGTTGGTTGATACTACGTCTGATTGGTCATTTATACCAACTCGGCCTTACCACGACGGCATGGTTAAGTGTTCGGCTAGTACGGCTGAAACACCAGCTGGTCAGTCGGCCCCAAGTGTGTCTATCACCTTAAAGGTTAACG GTCCTCCAGACAATGCACGCATCACTGCAGAAACGTCGCCAATGACAGAGAATGAGCCTGTCGATTTAACGTGCACTGCTGACAATGGGTACCCTAACGACTGGTCACTGGCCTGGTTCAATGGTGACATCCCCCTCACCAATCCAGGCACCGCGCCCTCACCCCAAGACACTCGGTTCACTTTCTCCAGTACGTTGACGTTTACACCAGGAAGACGGGACAATGGAGGGAGCATCATTTGCAAGGCAGTAAGAGGAGCGGTGACTGCTGCTGAGGGGACGTTCGGACCACTCGACGTACGAT TTTGCGCCAGATCAACAAGGATAGAGCAATGCCCCATGAAAGTACAGCAAGGATCAGAGCTTGCCCTCATCTGTTCCTCGGAGAGTAGTAGCCCAGCAACTTCCCTATCCTGGTTTAAGAACAAGGTAGAGGCAAGTGACCAGGTGACGTCGGTGGTTAGGGATGGAGATTTCAACGGCCTGGTGACAGAGCAGACTTACCTCCAGCAGTTCACTAGCAAAGTTGATAATGGTGCGATGTTAACATGCTGTGTAGCTGGACCGTGCGATGACAGGGACCTGTGCAGCGCACCTTGCACGCTGAACGTCGAGT ATCCCCCGGAGTTTCTAAGGCAAACAACACCTGACGTGGTAGTCGACGAGGGTCAGGATGTGACCCTGTCATGCGCAGCTGATGCTAACCCCAAACCACCTGACTTCATCACGTGGGAAAGAGTCGGTTACTCTCAACCCTTGTCGTCGGTGTACGCAGATGGAGTGAGCAACGTCACACTGACCGGTCTCACGAGAGACCAAGCTGGGCGGTACAGGTGCATTGGAAATAACGGCATTCCCCCGGTCGTACCTTCGAGTGGTGTTGTCGTCAGGGTCCATT ATCAAGTGTTCTTCCGAGATGAAGACGATCTGACCGTTGGGGCCAAAGATGGCGCCACTGCCCTGCTGAAATGTACAGCCATGGGAAATCCACTCCCTGTAACCCAGTGGAGAAGTGCAACTGAGGAAATCACCAATCAGACTCAACCGGGGAAACTCACTGTTACTCATACCACTATCAGCGGAGATGATGTGGAGGGGTACAGGGTGGTTAGCACGTTAGAGATCGCTGGAGTGGTTGGGGCCAGCGACTATGGAGTGTACACTTGTCAGAGCGGTAATGGTATAGGGAGGGTCGTCACGTTGGCCATTGAACTCAATGATAGAG TTAAGCCCCAGCCGCCTACCGGTGTCACAATCGACCGGGGTCAAATCAAAGCTACATCCGTAAAGATTACATGGACCCCTGGGAACGACGGCGGCGAGACGCAGTGGTTTCACGTGAATCACCGAAAAGTTGCAACGAGCGTGGAGTTCGACCCCGACAAACGGAGCAAAAGGATCGACGGTGCTTTTGAATATCTGTTAGAGCGACTCAGCCCTTTCAGCTTATATGAGATTGAAGTGTATGCTGTGAATGTAAATGGCGTTAGCAGATCCGTCAAGAGGAATGTGACAACTCTAC CCTTAAATCCTGCGGAGATGG GTATTGCAGTGACTTTCAGACAGGCAACAGGCGCAATGTCCTTGGAGAAAATTCCAGAAAATAACGACGGCTGTTTGCAGTTAGAATTTCGTCTGAACGGGCAAGAAGAGTGGTACAGCTACGGTGGCTGCCAAGAGACAGACAGGGAGCTGATGTTAGGGGAGGTGCGTTCGCGATTCTGTCAGGGCAGTCTATGCAGCGAACCAAGTCAAGCAG ACGTAGACGCATCTAGGGGTGACGTAGGGCTAATTGCCGGCATCATAATACTCATTCTTGTTCTTTTGGTCGTCGTCGTGGTGTTACTCGTCGTTACATTTCATCGTAGACGATTCAACGGGATGG ATAAACAAAGTCTTGTTACAAAGAA AAAGAGAAAACCTGAAATGGAGTATCAAGAATTGG ACATACCGATGCAAATAGTTTCCGTTCCACCAGTGGCCAAACGTCCAGAACCCGTACCACCAACTTATGACGAAGTACCCGAAGTCGACATCGCTATGGCTGTACCAAGGGACAGGGTAAACATCATGAAACCCCTCGGTGAGGGCGCTTTTGGTCGGGTCCTACTCGGCAGAGTTCGGAGTATCATCCGAAGAGGTGTGGTCACCGATGTGGCCATCAAAACATTGAAAG ACGGGGCAGGCCCTACACAGAAGGACGATCTGCTACGAGAACTAGACCTCATGAAGAGCCTTCCAACTCACAACAACGTGGTCAAGCTTCTCGGATTCTGCATTGAGACAG AGCCTATTTACATCATCGTGGAGTTCCTCTCTAAAGGAAATCTAAAGGACCTCTTGACCGAGAGCAGAGGGAAAGGGAAAGCTAAGCTCCAGGTATACGGAAACCTTCACGGTAGCAGCAAGAACTTGACCTCCCGTGACCTCATCGCAATGGGACGAGACGTAGCTGATGGTATGGCATTTCTGTCTGAGCAGGAG TGTATACATAGGGATTTGGCTGCTCGTAACATTCTCGTGAGTAAAGACATGGTTTGCAAAGTGGCTGATTTTGGACTTGCTCGGGACGTCAAAAATGATCGGGTGTATCATCGGAAATCCGAG ACTCCTCTTCCAATACGCTGGATGGCATTAGAGTCAATTTTCGATGACTTGTACACGACAAAGAGTGACATATGGTCATTCGGCATACTCCTATGGGAAATCGTAACACTTG GTGCACGGCCTTATCCGTCCATGAGTGCGAAAACTGTCGTCAACGACATCGAAATCGGTTACAGAATGCCTAGACCGGAACACTGTCAGGATGAACT GTACCAGATGATGTTGAACTGTTGGTCTGATGATCCGGATGACCGGTTACCATTCAACAAGCTCAGTACTAAGCTAGGAAAGCTTCTAGAAACAGCGAGT GATTACATTTGTTTGAGCGACTACCAAGAAACTTTATATGAAGTGACGATGCCAAGCACTTCAGatgagaaaatttga
- the LOC117301411 gene encoding uncharacterized protein LOC117301411 isoform X1 gives MASNGVVFALTLCCVLTEVASIGLTVTGEPWVDIEQNTTVTCSASTAQLLIVNWRKSPLGASNSVSQPIVLYDATPFSQVTWDVNVNRSHVLFDESMNDFPLTIISLVLEDEGRYWCQALDDETFAHSTEKTEIRVRVTASITVSNSPWVDFGSDTTLSCTTTSTGTIREILWARGEFKDTFNNFSRIVIVMFGRPVEWSSTVDVSHFTFDETVPDAPLTIKSVTLGDEGRYWCVRNTIGVGEEYGTSDMQIRVPPTTMTITYQGNSYSNGDSIPVLAADSQQFTCIVPGIKPAANFTWMLEGAELMQTRSQVDNENQGDSRLVDSADTEAVSIAESPGTLALSCGATNRQDGLSDVEMTVTVTLQVKVPPRASSITLSDSTGSLDPDTTITVEQGVTYTLTCVVRGTRPSVTIKWYIRDQLQKTDGPDSPPIGDELVDTTSDWSFIPTRPYHDGMVKCSASTAETPAGQSAPSVSITLKVNGPPDNARITAETSPMTENEPVDLTCTADNGYPNDWSLAWFNGDIPLTNPGTAPSPQDTRFTFSSTLTFTPGRRDNGGSIICKAVRGAVTAAEGTFGPLDVRFCARSTRIEQCPMKVQQGSELALICSSESSSPATSLSWFKNKVEASDQVTSVVRDGDFNGLVTEQTYLQQFTSKVDNGAMLTCCVAGPCDDRDLCSAPCTLNVEYPPEFLRQTTPDVVVDEGQDVTLSCAADANPKPPDFITWERVGYSQPLSSVYADGVSNVTLTGLTRDQAGRYRCIGNNGIPPVVPSSGVVVRVHYQVFFRDEDDLTVGAKDGATALLKCTAMGNPLPVTQWRSATEEITNQTQPGKLTVTHTTISGDDVEGYRVVSTLEIAGVVGASDYGVYTCQSGNGIGRVVTLAIELNDRVKPQPPTGVTIDRGQIKATSVKITWTPGNDGGETQWFHVNHRKVATSVEFDPDKRSKRIDGAFEYLLERLSPFSLYEIEVYAVNVNGVSRSVKRNVTTLPLNPAEMGIAVTFRQATGAMSLEKIPENNDGCLQLEFRLNGQEEWYSYGGCQETDRELMLGEVRSRFCQGSLCSEPSQADVDASRGDVGLIAGIIILILVLLVVVVVLLVVTFHRRRFNGMDKQSLVTKKKRKPEMEYQELDIPMQIVSVPPVAKRPEPVPPTYDEVPEVDIAMAVPRDRVNIMKPLGEGAFGRVLLGRVRSIIRRGVVTDVAIKTLKDGAGPTQKDDLLRELDLMKSLPTHNNVVKLLGFCIETEPIYIIVEFLSKGNLKDLLTESRGKGKAKLQVYGNLHGSSKNLTSRDLIAMGRDVADGMAFLSEQECIHRDLAARNILVSKDMVCKVADFGLARDVKNDRVYHRKSETPLPIRWMALESIFDDLYTTKSDIWSFGILLWEIVTLGARPYPSMSAKTVVNDIEIGYRMPRPEHCQDELYQMMLNCWSDDPDDRLPFNKLSTKLGKLLETASDYICLSDYQETLYEVTMPSTSDEKI, from the exons ATGGCGTCGAATGGTGTTGTGTTTGCACTGACACTCTGCTGTGTGTTAACAGAAG TTGCGTCTATTGGTTTAACGGTCACCGGAGAACCATGGGTCGACATCGAGCAAAATACCACCGTTACCTGCTCCGCATCGACGGCCCAACTTTTGATAGTGAACTGGCGGAAGAGCCCACTGGGCGCTTCAAACAGTGTCTCTCAACCCATAGTTCTATACGATGCAACTCCATTTAGTCAAGTAACTTGGGATGTTAATGTCAATAGATCCCACGTCTTGTTCGATGAATCAATGAATGATTTTCCTTTAACAATAATTTCGTTGGTACTTGAGGATGAAGGCAGATATTGGTGCCAGGCTTTGGATGATGAAACTTTTGCACATTCGactgagaaaacagaaatcCGCGTTAGAG TGACTGCCTCGATAACTGTCTCCAATTCACCATGGGTGGACTTCGGCTCAGACACCACACTTTCCTGCACCACAACATCCACGGGGACGATCAGAGAAATTCTGTGGGCACGAGGCGAATTTAAAGACACCTTTAATAATTTTTCCAGGATCGTGATTGTAATGTTTGGGCGACCGGTTGAGTGGAGTAGTACAGTAGATGTATCGCATTTTACGTTTGACGAGACCGTACCCGATGCTCCACTCACTATCAAGTCGGTCACGTTGGGGGACGAGGGGAGGTATTGGTGTGTGAGGAACACCATTGGGGTTGGAGAAGAGTATGGCACATCTGATATGCAGATCAGAG TACCTCCGACCACCATGACCATCACCTATCAGGGAAATAGCTACAGCAACGGTGACTCCATCCCAGTACTAGCAGCAGATAGTCAACAGTTTACCTGCATCGTTCCCGGTATCAAACCTGCAGCTAACTTCACATGGATGCTTGAAGGCGCCGAACTCATGCAGACAAGGTCTCAGGTGGACAACGAAAACCAGGGAGATTCCAGATTGGTGGACAGTGCTGATACTGAAGCCGTGAGTATCGCCGAGTCGCCCGGTACTCTAGCGCTGTCGTGCGGTGCCACCAACCGCCAGGATGGACTCAGTGATGTAGAGATGACTGTCACTGTGACCCTCCAAGTTAAAG TTCCTCCTAGAGCGTCATCGATAACATTGTCGGATTCGACTGGTTCCCTCGATCCGGATACAACAATCACCGTTGAACAGGGTGTTACGTACACCTTAACGTGCGTAGTACGGGGTACCAGACCTTCAGTTACCATCAAGTGGTACATTCGAGATCAGTTGCAAAAGACCGACGGACCCGACTCTCCTCCGATAGGGGACGAGTTGGTTGATACTACGTCTGATTGGTCATTTATACCAACTCGGCCTTACCACGACGGCATGGTTAAGTGTTCGGCTAGTACGGCTGAAACACCAGCTGGTCAGTCGGCCCCAAGTGTGTCTATCACCTTAAAGGTTAACG GTCCTCCAGACAATGCACGCATCACTGCAGAAACGTCGCCAATGACAGAGAATGAGCCTGTCGATTTAACGTGCACTGCTGACAATGGGTACCCTAACGACTGGTCACTGGCCTGGTTCAATGGTGACATCCCCCTCACCAATCCAGGCACCGCGCCCTCACCCCAAGACACTCGGTTCACTTTCTCCAGTACGTTGACGTTTACACCAGGAAGACGGGACAATGGAGGGAGCATCATTTGCAAGGCAGTAAGAGGAGCGGTGACTGCTGCTGAGGGGACGTTCGGACCACTCGACGTACGAT TTTGCGCCAGATCAACAAGGATAGAGCAATGCCCCATGAAAGTACAGCAAGGATCAGAGCTTGCCCTCATCTGTTCCTCGGAGAGTAGTAGCCCAGCAACTTCCCTATCCTGGTTTAAGAACAAGGTAGAGGCAAGTGACCAGGTGACGTCGGTGGTTAGGGATGGAGATTTCAACGGCCTGGTGACAGAGCAGACTTACCTCCAGCAGTTCACTAGCAAAGTTGATAATGGTGCGATGTTAACATGCTGTGTAGCTGGACCGTGCGATGACAGGGACCTGTGCAGCGCACCTTGCACGCTGAACGTCGAGT ATCCCCCGGAGTTTCTAAGGCAAACAACACCTGACGTGGTAGTCGACGAGGGTCAGGATGTGACCCTGTCATGCGCAGCTGATGCTAACCCCAAACCACCTGACTTCATCACGTGGGAAAGAGTCGGTTACTCTCAACCCTTGTCGTCGGTGTACGCAGATGGAGTGAGCAACGTCACACTGACCGGTCTCACGAGAGACCAAGCTGGGCGGTACAGGTGCATTGGAAATAACGGCATTCCCCCGGTCGTACCTTCGAGTGGTGTTGTCGTCAGGGTCCATT ATCAAGTGTTCTTCCGAGATGAAGACGATCTGACCGTTGGGGCCAAAGATGGCGCCACTGCCCTGCTGAAATGTACAGCCATGGGAAATCCACTCCCTGTAACCCAGTGGAGAAGTGCAACTGAGGAAATCACCAATCAGACTCAACCGGGGAAACTCACTGTTACTCATACCACTATCAGCGGAGATGATGTGGAGGGGTACAGGGTGGTTAGCACGTTAGAGATCGCTGGAGTGGTTGGGGCCAGCGACTATGGAGTGTACACTTGTCAGAGCGGTAATGGTATAGGGAGGGTCGTCACGTTGGCCATTGAACTCAATGATAGAG TTAAGCCCCAGCCGCCTACCGGTGTCACAATCGACCGGGGTCAAATCAAAGCTACATCCGTAAAGATTACATGGACCCCTGGGAACGACGGCGGCGAGACGCAGTGGTTTCACGTGAATCACCGAAAAGTTGCAACGAGCGTGGAGTTCGACCCCGACAAACGGAGCAAAAGGATCGACGGTGCTTTTGAATATCTGTTAGAGCGACTCAGCCCTTTCAGCTTATATGAGATTGAAGTGTATGCTGTGAATGTAAATGGCGTTAGCAGATCCGTCAAGAGGAATGTGACAACTCTAC CCTTAAATCCTGCGGAGATGG GTATTGCAGTGACTTTCAGACAGGCAACAGGCGCAATGTCCTTGGAGAAAATTCCAGAAAATAACGACGGCTGTTTGCAGTTAGAATTTCGTCTGAACGGGCAAGAAGAGTGGTACAGCTACGGTGGCTGCCAAGAGACAGACAGGGAGCTGATGTTAGGGGAGGTGCGTTCGCGATTCTGTCAGGGCAGTCTATGCAGCGAACCAAGTCAAGCAG ACGTAGACGCATCTAGGGGTGACGTAGGGCTAATTGCCGGCATCATAATACTCATTCTTGTTCTTTTGGTCGTCGTCGTGGTGTTACTCGTCGTTACATTTCATCGTAGACGATTCAACGGGATGG ATAAACAAAGTCTTGTTACAAAGAA AAAGAGAAAACCTGAAATGGAGTATCAAGAATTGG ACATACCGATGCAAATAGTTTCCGTTCCACCAGTGGCCAAACGTCCAGAACCCGTACCACCAACTTATGACGAAGTACCCGAAGTCGACATCGCTATGGCTGTACCAAGGGACAGGGTAAACATCATGAAACCCCTCGGTGAGGGCGCTTTTGGTCGGGTCCTACTCGGCAGAGTTCGGAGTATCATCCGAAGAGGTGTGGTCACCGATGTGGCCATCAAAACATTGAAAG ACGGGGCAGGCCCTACACAGAAGGACGATCTGCTACGAGAACTAGACCTCATGAAGAGCCTTCCAACTCACAACAACGTGGTCAAGCTTCTCGGATTCTGCATTGAGACAG AGCCTATTTACATCATCGTGGAGTTCCTCTCTAAAGGAAATCTAAAGGACCTCTTGACCGAGAGCAGAGGGAAAGGGAAAGCTAAGCTCCAGGTATACGGAAACCTTCACGGTAGCAGCAAGAACTTGACCTCCCGTGACCTCATCGCAATGGGACGAGACGTAGCTGATGGTATGGCATTTCTGTCTGAGCAGGAG TGTATACATAGGGATTTGGCTGCTCGTAACATTCTCGTGAGTAAAGACATGGTTTGCAAAGTGGCTGATTTTGGACTTGCTCGGGACGTCAAAAATGATCGGGTGTATCATCGGAAATCCGAG ACTCCTCTTCCAATACGCTGGATGGCATTAGAGTCAATTTTCGATGACTTGTACACGACAAAGAGTGACATATGGTCATTCGGCATACTCCTATGGGAAATCGTAACACTTG GTGCACGGCCTTATCCGTCCATGAGTGCGAAAACTGTCGTCAACGACATCGAAATCGGTTACAGAATGCCTAGACCGGAACACTGTCAGGATGAACT GTACCAGATGATGTTGAACTGTTGGTCTGATGATCCGGATGACCGGTTACCATTCAACAAGCTCAGTACTAAGCTAGGAAAGCTTCTAGAAACAGCGAGT GATTACATTTGTTTGAGCGACTACCAAGAAACTTTATATGAAGTGACGATGCCAAGCACTTCAGatgagaaaatttga